TGATGTTGATTGGCGCAATTCGTCTGAAACGTAGGGGCGTTGTTCATGAATAAAGTGGTATTGCTGTGCCGCCCGGGTTTTGAGAAAGAGTGCGCAGCCGAAATTACCGATAAAGCTGGCCGCCTTGAGGTGTTCGGTTTTGCCCGGGTGAAAGAGAATTCGGGCTATGTCGTGTTCGAGTGCTATCAGGAAAACGACGCGGACAAAGTGGCGCGCGAGCTGCCGTTCAGTTCGCTGATTTTCGCCCGTCAGATGTTTGTCGTGGGCGAACTGCTGCGCGATCTGCCGCCAGAAGATCGTATTACGCCGATCGTCGGTATGTTGCAGGGCGTGGTGGAGAAAGCCGGGGATTTGCGCGTCGAGGTGGCCGATACCAACGAAAGCAAAGAGCTAATGAAGTTCTGCCGCAAGTTCACCGTGCCGCTGCGCGGCGCGCTGCGTGAAGCGGGTGTGCTGGCCCGCAATGATTCGCCGAAACGTCCGGTGGTGCATATCTTCTTTATTGCTCCTGGCTGCTGTTATACCGGTTATTCGTATTCGTATAACAATTCGCCGTTCTATATGGGCATCCCGCGCCTGAAGTTCCCGTCGGATGCGCCGAGCCGTTCAACCCTCAAACTGGAAGAGGCGTTCCACGTCTTTATTCCGGCGGACGAGTGGGATGAGCGCCTGGCCAACGGCATGTACGCGGTAGATCTCGGCGCCTGTCCGGGCGGCTGGACCTATCAACTGGTGAAACGCAATATGTGGGTGTCTTC
Above is a genomic segment from Kosakonia radicincitans DSM 16656 containing:
- the rlmM gene encoding 23S rRNA (cytidine(2498)-2'-O)-methyltransferase RlmM, with translation MNKVVLLCRPGFEKECAAEITDKAGRLEVFGFARVKENSGYVVFECYQENDADKVARELPFSSLIFARQMFVVGELLRDLPPEDRITPIVGMLQGVVEKAGDLRVEVADTNESKELMKFCRKFTVPLRGALREAGVLARNDSPKRPVVHIFFIAPGCCYTGYSYSYNNSPFYMGIPRLKFPSDAPSRSTLKLEEAFHVFIPADEWDERLANGMYAVDLGACPGGWTYQLVKRNMWVSSVDNGPMAQSLMDTGQVTWLREDGFRYRPNRNNISWMVCDMVEKPAKVAALMAQWLVQGWCRETIFNLKLPMKKRYEEVSNNLAFIQQQLDEHNIAAQIQARQLYHDREEVTVHVRRMWAAVGGRRDER